The Gammaproteobacteria bacterium sequence GCGCTCCCATATTTCCCGCGGCGTCAGGTAGCCCGGCTGGCTGGCGTAGTAGGCGGCAATGTCCTCGAGGTCCTGGTCAGTTTTGTTAAGCACCGATCCACGCATGAGCGAGTGCGAGCGCCCGCCGTCGCGATACTCCTTCAGCGATAGGAACAGGTAGCGCTCGTGCTGCCCGCCGATCTTCGGATTGATCGGCGACGGACTGTAACCGTCCTGCCCATGACAGGCGAAGCACTCCCGGGCCAGCCGCTTGCCCCGCTCGACGTCGCCCTTCGCCCAGGCCGGGGGTCCGGTCAGAAGCCCCGATATCGCGATGACGACAGCCAGGGCTGCGGCGAAATATCCGGGCATGCTTTCGGCCTCCCGCAACTACGGCTTCGCCTCGGCCGAAACGGCTTGCCGCCATTGGGCCATCAGGGCTTCGCCACTTTCCGGCCCGGCAGCATAGCAAAGGCCGAGATCGAGCAAAGGCTTGAGCCACGGCTGCGCGCTGCGGGTCCAGATGTGGCTGGTAGGCATGATGTTCGACGTGTCGTCCAGGGTTCCGGCCTTGACGCTCAGTGTACGGCTCTTTCCCGTTCTTATTCCCCCGCCCCAGTGGTAAAGACGCGTGCCGCATCCGCTGCAGAACGCGCCGAACTTTTCACGCCCCGAACTCCCGCGCGCGCCGAAAACCGAGGGTTTTTCCCCCGTGAACTCAATATCGTCCTCCGGAACCCACATCGAAATCCCGAACGCACTTGAAGACTGCTTCTGACAGTCCTGACAGTGGCATGCATACAACGCAACCGGCTCGCGCAAGAGACGGAATCGTATCGCGCCGCACTGACAACCGCCTTCCTGTCCAGCATCTATCGACATGATGAAGACTCCTCCCGCGTGGGCAATCACGCTCGGATTCTCCCTGATTGCATCCAGGGCGTGCAATCGCTAAAATCCGCGCTCCTTGCGACGAGAAAAAAACGTGCCCAGCGTACGGATAAAGGAAAACGAAGTTTTTGATGCGGCGTTGCGCCGCTTCAAGCGCGCCTGCGAGAAGGCCGGCATCCTGGCCGAGGTGCGCCGCCGCGAGTTCTACGAGAAGCCGACCCAGGTGCGCAAGCGCCAGAAGGCCGCCGCCGTCAAGCGCCAGGCCAAGCGCACCAGCCGCGAACAGAACCGCCGCCGCCGCCTCTACTAACCCCTCCCCCACAAAAACCTGATTCCGCGCGGAGGAAGCACCGCCAGGTTTGGGCGTGCGCGGCGGATGGTGCAATATTCGGGTTTATGGCGGGGCCGATTCCAAGAGAGTTCATCGACGATCTCCTCGATCGCGCCGACATCACGCAAATCATCGGCGAACGCGTCAAGCTGAAGCGCGCCGGCCGCGAATACAAGGGGTTGTGCCCGTTCCACAACGAAAAGACCCCGTCGTTCACCGTCGTCCCCGCAAAGGGCTTCTTCCACTGCTTCGGATGCGGCGCCCACGGCAGCGCCCTGAGCTTCCTGATGCAGCACGACCGCCTCGACTTCCCCGCCGCAGTCGAGGCGCTGGCCGACCGCTACGGCCTGGAAGTGCCCCGCAGCGGTCCGTCCCGGCCCTCCGGCAAGGGCCTGTATGAACTGCTGAACGGGGCGGCCC is a genomic window containing:
- a CDS encoding GFA family protein, whose product is MIAHAGGVFIMSIDAGQEGGCQCGAIRFRLLREPVALYACHCQDCQKQSSSAFGISMWVPEDDIEFTGEKPSVFGARGSSGREKFGAFCSGCGTRLYHWGGGIRTGKSRTLSVKAGTLDDTSNIMPTSHIWTRSAQPWLKPLLDLGLCYAAGPESGEALMAQWRQAVSAEAKP
- the rpsU gene encoding 30S ribosomal protein S21, with product MPSVRIKENEVFDAALRRFKRACEKAGILAEVRRREFYEKPTQVRKRQKAAAVKRQAKRTSREQNRRRRLY